A single window of Zingiber officinale cultivar Zhangliang unplaced genomic scaffold, Zo_v1.1 ctg246, whole genome shotgun sequence DNA harbors:
- the LOC122037233 gene encoding lamin-like protein: protein MAGKLLPRFLLFLSLTRLASPDKFTVGDSQAWNYNVNYTDWVDKHKPFHVGDWLVFYYQSGMADVIQVDEAAYNKCDASNPISNYSKGRSYAFQLNHTGPYYFICSRGFCYGGMRLAIVAEPLPPPSSPPTSQHLSAGPRSSHAGAYPLLSVAVVATSFLFLP from the exons ATGGCCGGCAAGCTGCTGCCCAGGTTCTTACTTTTTCTCTCGCTGACGCGGTTGGCATCACCCGACAAGTTCACCGTGGGCGACAGCCAAGCATGGAACTACAACGTCAATTACACCGACTGGGTGGATAAGCACAAGCCCTTCCATGTCGGCGACTGGCTCG TCTTCTACTACCAGTCGGGGATGGCGGACGTGATCCAGGTTGACGAGGCCGCGTACAACAAGTGCGACGCCTCCAACCCCATCTCCAACTACAGCAAAGGCCGGAGCTATGCCTTCCAGCTTAACCACACCGGTCCTTACTACTTCATCTGCAGCCGAGGCTTCTGCTACGGCGGCATGCGCCTCGCCATCGTCGCCGAGCCTCTCCCCCCACCCTCCTCGCCGCCCACTTCACAGCACCTATCCGCCGGACCCAGAAGTTCCCACGCAGGAGCATACCCTCTCCTCTCCGTCGCCGTCGTCGCCACCTCCTTTCTCTTTCTTCCATGA